GGTGCGACTGAGCAGGTCGTAGGCCAACAGCTTGACGCGGTCCTTGATAAGGTCGGGATTCAGCGCATGCAGCAATCGGTGATTGCGTACGAGCCGGTCTGGGCGATTGGAACTGGCGAAACTGCGAGTCCCGAACAAGCGCAGAATGTGCACGCATTTATTCGTGCACGTCTGGCACAGCATAATACAGGCATCGCAGAATCGATGCGTATTTTATACGGCGGCAGCGTGAAAGCCGGCAATGCAGAACTGCTATTCGCTCAACCGGATATCGACGGTGGACTGATCGGCGGGGCTGCGTTGAAGATAGAGAGTTTTGTAGGTATATGTCGTGCGGCGCAAAAGTTAGCGGCGCAGACTTGATATTGAGGATTTCGGGCTTAGGTTAGCTGAAATCATGAATGTAGATGCAGCGGTAGATTCGCGGCACAACAGAGTTAACAAATGAACGGTACTACTTTTTTAATTATCATTAGCGTATTCGCCGCCGTGGCGATTATCGCGCTGGTGTTGATGCAAAACAGCAAGAGTGACATGGGTTCGGCCTTTGGTGGCGGTGGCTCGCAAAGTATGTTTGGCAGTCGTGGTTCAGCAAACTTCTTAAGTCGCACCACGTCCATCATGGTGACCGTGTTGTTTCTGAGTTGTCTGACTCTGGCTTATATCTACGCAAAACGAAACGCGCAAGCTGATGTGGTTGAGCCTTTGATTATTCAACAGGATTCTGAGGTGCCCGTTATTGAAACCTCTACAGTAGAGCTATCAGTCGATGCAGGCGATATTCCGGCTATTCCGAATGGTGGTACGGTAACCGAGAAAGCAGTTAATGATACTGAACAAGCTGTTCAAAATACGGGTGACATAGTGGAGGAAGCGGCATCTGACGGCGTCGAAGCGGTCGATGAAGCGACCGATGCCGCGGTAGACGAGGCGCAATCTGCGGTAGACGAAGCGCAGTAGTAATTCTTGCACGTCAAATTGAAAGATTATTGCCCAGGTGGTGAAATTGGTAGACACGCTATCTTGAGGGGGTAGTAGCGCAAGCTGTGCCGGTTCAAGTCCGGCCCTGGGCACCATTTTAGAAAACCCAGTCTGTTATTCAGATTGGGTTTTTTAGTATTCGGGAGTGTCTCGTCAGTCGACGGCTCCTGGAACCTTCGGCTACACCGCGGAGACTAATCAATCGGGTCTATGGTGGTAGAAACAACAATAAATCCAGACGGTACAGATACTATGCCACACATCACATTTATTGACTTTGAGGGAACACAACGAACCGTAGATGCCAATGTTGGCGATACGCTAATGGAGGCAGCGACAAGTAACGACATTCCAGGAATTGATGCGGACTGTGGTGGTGCCTGTGCTTGTGCAACCTGTCACGTATATATTGATTCTAACTGGCAGGACGAAGTCGGCGCAGCGGAGGATTTGGAAACCGAGATGCTGGAAGTTGCGGAAGAGGTCAAGTCAAACTCACGTTTGAGCTGTCAGGTAGTGGTCACCGACTCGATGGATGGTCTGGTTGTAACAACACCTGAAAGCCAATATTGAAAAGACTGTTTTGCTTCAGCCGTTCCATCGGCTGAGGAAATCGTTGGGGCTTAATTCGGGTACTGGTTTGCTGACCTTGGGTGTGCCGAGGTACAGAAATCCGACCAATTCCTGATTTTCTGTCAAACCGAGTTCGCGATGCAGGCCGCGTTCGAACATTAGGGCACCCGAGCGCCATATAGCACCGATCCCTTGAGCGAAAGCGGCTGTCATCATCATTTGAGCGCTCGCACCGGCAGACAGTAATTGTTCGATTTTGGGTACGCTTGGGTTTTCAGTAATGTGTGCCACCACTGCAATAATCGTCGGTGCACGTAATGGTTTTTTCTCTATTTTATCTCGGGTGATTGGATCCAGTGGCGCGTTATCGAGCGTCTCCTTTGCGTTCGATAGCAAGTTACCAAGCTTATTACGAGCTTCTCCCTCGATAAGTAGGTAACGCCAAGGACGTAAGTTCTTGTGGTCGCAAGCGCGTAGCCCGGCGCGGACGATGTTGTCAATTTGCGCAGTGTTTGGGCCAGGTTCTTCGAGCAGGTTGACTGAAATTCGAGAGTGAAGTGCGTCTAGTGCATCCATGATGTGCGTGAATAGTGATAAACGGGTAGTGGTGAAACGAATCGTGATGGTAGCATTTCTTTGTGACGCCGCCTTTAATTTTCGAACGTGACTTTGGTGCCTCAGAATTGGAGTGATGTTCAAGGCGCTCGAAATGGAGATCTGACTATTAAACAGAAAGTCAGGCAGCTATCTGTTTGGTTTATTTGAGTAAATTATTTAACATAATGCCCAAATATAAAGGAATGACGAAAAAAAAACAGGGTTTGGGCTAGGCAAAAGCGTCAGGTGTGTTATCTTTGAGTTGCATATGTTTGACCCTCATATGCGACTTCGGTTTGCAGGCATTGTCTCCCAACCCGGTGCCGGTGAACCAACAGGCCCCTCGTAGCAGCTCACGGAAGGTTGCTTGGGGGTTAGGAAGGCATTCTCATGGGGGGACAGCCTTCCAATTGAGGCTCTTGAGTGTTCGGCTCAAGGGCCTCTCTTATTTGTGAGTCCGAGAACTATTGTGAGCCCGAAAACTCATTTCCAGTCATCACACTTGTCCGATCTCAGTTACAACAATCGTTTACAAACATCGTTTATAAGCACCCAAGCCTGCAACACACGTCTTTCTACCTTTGCATGCGCTTACGCAAATCTTTACGACTCGCCGACGGACGCAACGTTAGACACGATGTGTTAGTCACGATGTTGGCTCAACAATATTGGTAACGATGGACTCAATGTGCAGCGCAAAATGTATCCATGACATATTTTGACACCGTCGCAGTGAGCACAATCGGACCACTTAGCAAGGACATCGCCCTAGATTCTAGGGCGTAGTCCCCTTTGGTTTTTATCTTGTTCTTCTTATTATTTGTTCTTCTTATTATAAGTACTACTTAAACCGTCGTTTCGTTCGACCCTTCTTAGACTTCGGTTTGTTGCTCTGTCGTGCTGACGCTGCTCTGACGCCGTCTCAGGCGCTTTATTACAGTGGTCAGCGCTCTGGAGCTAAGATTCATTGGTTAGTGTTAACCAAGCTTTTACCCCACTTAAATAACAGCCGTTGAGCGCATGCTCACATCAGGTTTCGTATCAAGGTCGCAGTTGATCACTCTTGCTGGTTCCAAATCTTCTGCCTGATGTCTAAATTCATTA
The sequence above is a segment of the Arenicella chitinivorans genome. Coding sequences within it:
- the secG gene encoding preprotein translocase subunit SecG, translating into MNGTTFLIIISVFAAVAIIALVLMQNSKSDMGSAFGGGGSQSMFGSRGSANFLSRTTSIMVTVLFLSCLTLAYIYAKRNAQADVVEPLIIQQDSEVPVIETSTVELSVDAGDIPAIPNGGTVTEKAVNDTEQAVQNTGDIVEEAASDGVEAVDEATDAAVDEAQSAVDEAQ
- a CDS encoding 2Fe-2S iron-sulfur cluster-binding protein, with translation MPHITFIDFEGTQRTVDANVGDTLMEAATSNDIPGIDADCGGACACATCHVYIDSNWQDEVGAAEDLETEMLEVAEEVKSNSRLSCQVVVTDSMDGLVVTTPESQY
- a CDS encoding nitroreductase family protein, which codes for MDALDALHSRISVNLLEEPGPNTAQIDNIVRAGLRACDHKNLRPWRYLLIEGEARNKLGNLLSNAKETLDNAPLDPITRDKIEKKPLRAPTIIAVVAHITENPSVPKIEQLLSAGASAQMMMTAAFAQGIGAIWRSGALMFERGLHRELGLTENQELVGFLYLGTPKVSKPVPELSPNDFLSRWNG